The Synchiropus splendidus isolate RoL2022-P1 chromosome 8, RoL_Sspl_1.0, whole genome shotgun sequence genome has a window encoding:
- the LOC128763461 gene encoding extracellular calcium-sensing receptor-like — MGESERPQLSKEGDIMLGAIFSFHSSWRDRQDNYTHKPQPLQCISVNFRGFQFAQAMLFAIEEINNSTDLLPGVSLGYKIYDSCGSIAQGVRAALALANGQQAGAANASCSRPAQVVSILGETSSSPCMAIATVVGTFHIPLISHFATCDCLSDKVKYPSFLRTIPSDYYQSRARAQLVKHFGWTWVGAIRTNDDYGNNGMDVFIESAQRLGICLEYSESFFRTDPPDKIHKIIKTIQGSTSKVIVAFMSHLDMDLLIEELTRHNLSGYQWVGSESWIFDSQIAALDRQRILDGAVGLSIPKANVTGMREFILEVQRLNLSSDEFFTQFWEELFNCKFEVNSSGVVCTGSEELTGVSNSFTDMSLMPIFSNVYKGVYAAAHALHNILGCEQKCDTNVKLEPSTILQEMKRIRFKTKDGLEVYFNENGDPSAKYEVINWQRAENGAVAFVPVGFYDATLPEDRQLRVDDRSFIWANNSNEVPISVCNDKCSRGTRRVLQKGRPVCCYDCAKCADGEFSNTTDAVTCEPCHPDFWSNESRDKCVKKETEFLSYQEIMGVLLSAASLFGTLMTSCVAFIFFRHRRTPLVRANNSELSFLLLFSLTLCFLCSLTFIGRPSEASCMLRHTAFGIAFVLSISCVLGKTLVVLMAFRSKGPSRAVMKWFSPAQQRLSVLSLTLIQVIICIIWLLTSPPFPFKNVAEFKNKIILECAVGSAVGFWAVLFYIGLLALFCFVLAFLARKLPDNFNEAKFITFSMLIFCAVWITFIPAYVSSPGKFSVAVEIFAILASSFGLLFCIFLPKCYVLLLKPQKNTKKSVMGKGASSTSKRRKI; from the exons ATGGGGGAGAGTGAGAGACCCCAGCTGTCCAAAGAGGGGGACATCATGCTGGGGGCCATATTCTCCTTCCACAGCAGCTGGAGGGATAGACAGGACAACTACACACACAAGCCGCAGCCGCTGCAGTGCATCAG TGTAAACTTCAGGGGTTTCCAGTTTGCACAGGCGATGCTGTTCGCCATCGAAGAGATAAACAACAGCACTGATCTGCTCCCCGGCGTCTCGCTTGGTTACAAGATCTACGACTCCTGTGGATCCATTGCCCAAGGAGTGAGGGCAGCCCTGGCCCTGGCTAACGGCCAACAGGCTGGAGCCGCGAACGCCTCCTGCAGCCGCCCGGCACAGGTCGTGTCGATTTTGGGGGAGACCTCATCCTCACCTTGTATGGCCATCGCCACAGTCGTCGGAAcgtttcacatcccactg ATCAGCCACTTTGCCACCTGCGATTGTCTGAGCGATAAAGTCAAATATCCGTCCTTTCTTCGGACCATTCCCAGCGACTACTACCAGAGCAGAGCGCGGGCCCAGCTGGTCAAGCACTTCGGCTGGACCTGGGTGGGAGCAATACGAACCAATGACGATTACGGCAACAACGGGATGGACGTTTTCATAGAAAGTGCCCAGCGACTGGGCATCTGCCTGGAGTACTCCGAATCCTTCTTCAGGACCGATCCACCCGACAAAATACACAAGATCATAAAGACCATCCAAGGTTCCACCTCGAAAGTGATTGTTGCGTTCATGTCGCACCTGGACATGGACCTGCTGATAGAAGAGTTGACCCGGCACAACTTGAGCGGGTACCAGTGGGTGGGATCGGAGAGCTGGATCTTCGACTCCCAAATAGCTGCACTGGATAGACAGCGCATCttagatggtgctgttggtcTTTCCATCCCTAAAGCGAACGTCACTGGCATGAGAGAGTTCATTTTGGAGGTCCAGAGACTTAACTTGTCCAGTGATGAATTCTTCACTCAGTTTTGGGAGGAGCTATTCAACTGTAAGTTTGAGGTAAACTCATCGGGTGTGGTGTGCACTGGTTCAGAGGAGCTCACGGGAGTGTCCAACAGTTTCACTGACATGTCACTCATGCCCATATTTAGCAACGTGTATAAAGGCGTTTACGCAGCAGCCCACGCGCTTCATAACATCCTGGGATGTGAGCAAAAATGTGACACCAACGTGAAGCTGGAACCTTCCACA ATTTTACAGGAAATGAAAAGGATTCGATTCAAAACCAAGGATGGCCTTGAGgtgtatttcaatgaaaatggaGACCCGTCAGCAAAGTATGAGGTGATAAATTGGCAGCGGGCGGAAAATGGAGCAGTGGCGTTTGTCCCAGTCGGGTTCTATGACGCGACCCTACCGGAGGACCGGCAGCTGCGTGTCGATGACAGGTCATTCATTTGGGCTAACAACTCCAATGAG GTTCCAATATCAGTTTGCAATGACAAATGTTCCAGAGGGACACGTCGAGTTCTCCAAAAAGGAAGACCAGTCTGCTGCTACGACTGCGCCAAGTGTGCAGACGGAGAGTTCAGCAACACAACAG ATGCCGTCACGTGCGAGCCGTGCCACCCAGACTTCTGGTCCAATGAGAGCAGGGATAAGTGCGTGAAGAAGGAGACAGAGTTCTTGTCATACCAGGAGATCATGGGCGTGCTTCTCTCTGCGGCATCTTTGTTTGGAACTCTGATGACGTCATGTGTGgcattcattttcttcagacACAGAAGAACGCCACTCGTTCGGGCAAACAACTCCGAGCTgagcttcctgctgctcttctccttGACTCTGTGTTTCCTCTGCTCCCTGACGTTCATCGGCCGGCCGTCGGAGGCGTCCTGCATGCTGCGGCACACAGCCTTCGGCATCGCGTTTGTGCTCAGTATCTCATGCGTTCTGGGCAAAACCCTGGTGGTGCTGATGGCTTTTCGCTCCAAAGGCCCCAGCAGGGCTGTCATGAAGTGGTTCAGCCCGGCGCAGCAGCGACTCAGCGttttaagtctgactctgatcCAAGTCATCATCTGCATCATCTGGCTGCTAACGTCTCCTCCTTTTCCGTTCAAGAACGTTGCTGAATTCAAGAACAAAATCATCTTAGAGTGCGCCGTGGGTTCAGCTGTGGGCTTCTGGGCTGTTCTGTTTTACATTGGGCTCTTggctttgttctgttttgttctggCCTTCCTGGCTCGGAAACTTCCTGACAACTTCAACGAAGCTAAATTCATCACCTTTAGCATGCTGATATTTTGTGCAGTGTGGATCACCTTCATCCCAGCCTACGTCAGCTCCCCTGGCAAGTTCAGCGTGGCCGTGGAGATATTCGCTATACTGGCGTCCAGTTTTGGGCTGCTGTTTTGCATTTTCTTGCCCAAATGTTATGTTCTGTTATTGAAGCCGCAGAAGAACACCAAAAAGAGCGTGATGGGAAAAGGGGCGTCGAGCACATCTAAACGACGTAAGATTTAA
- the LOC128763462 gene encoding extracellular calcium-sensing receptor-like produces MSVLTLLLFALLTAEGDSKCRLYGSENPPELFQDGDLVIGGIFSFRTGQDYTVNTFESFPEMRKCKNFNFREFKFAQTVIFAINQINANPDILPNIKLGYKIYDSCGTMDISRAALALVSGQKAEILDGNCTNSQSVQAILGHSGSRPTIAFARVVGLFRVPVISHFATCACLSNRKEYPTFFRTIPSDYYQSRALAKLVRHFGWTWIGAIAVRNVYGFNGISAFIQAAEDYGVCVEYSEAFSSSDPPDELNRIVTVIKKATSKVIVAFVSHREIKLLADELYRQNITGLQWLGSDAWITDHSLTDIQGQSVLLGSLGFTVSKAEIPGLGEYLRQLHPTQFPESRFVRDFWEEVFDCSLNGSEGKRPCDGSETLHSVHSQFTDVSELRFTNNVYKSVYSVAHALDNLLNCEEGSGPFPNGSCADRKHIQPWQVLHYLSTVNFTTRAGERVYFDSNGDSPARYELVNVQTTDRGIMAGTTVGIYDASLPEGQQFIMNEKPVTWGGGHSEIPLSVCSQSCPPGTQKVLQKGRPVCCYDCILCPAGEISNVTDSIICLKCPARFWSNTQRDTCVLKEVEFLSYKEILGGLLVLFSLLGVFLTMIVTLVFYCHKETPLVRANNSELSFLLLFSLNLCFLCSLTFIGRPSSWSCMLRHTAFGITFVLCISCVLGKTLVVLMAFRATLPGSKMMKWFGPVQQRISVVAFTLVQVVTCILWLSINPPFPSENMLLYNDRIILECDLGSAVGFWAVLGYIGLLALLCFVIAFLARKLPDNFNEAKFITFSMLIFCAVWITFIPAYVSSPGKFTVAVEIFAILASTYGLLFCIFLPKCFIILFKPELNTKKHIMGKSANTEVRY; encoded by the exons ATGTCAGTGTTGACTCTGCTTCTCTTCGCTCTACTGACAGCTGAAGGAGACTCAAAGTGTCGGTTGTACGGCTCTGAGAATCCGCCAGAGCTGTTCCAGGACGGTGACCTTGTTATCGGAGGGATCTTCTCATTCCGTACGGGGCAGGACTACACCGTTAATACGTTTGAAAGTTTTCCAGAAATGCGGAAATGCAAAAA CTTTAATTTCAGAGAATTCAAGTTTGCTCAAACCGTGATATTCGCCATAAACCAGATCAACGCCAACCCTGACATCCTCCCGAACATCAAGCTTGGCTACAAAATCTACGACAGCTGTGGAACTATGGACATCTCACGCGCGGCTTTGGCTCTGGTGAGTGGACAGAAGGCGGAAATCCTCGATGGGAATTGCACCAACAGCCAGTCAGTCCAGGCGATCCTGGGACACTCAGGATCTCGTCCGACCATCGCATTTGCCCGAGTGGTTGGTCTTTTCCGCGTGCCAGTG ATCAGCCACTTTGCCACGTGTGCCTGCCTCAGCAACAGGAAAGAGTACCCGACTTTTTTCCGAACTATCCCAAGTGACTACTACCAGAGCCGTGCCCTGGCAAAGCTGGTCCGGCACTTTGGTTGGACCTGGATTGGAGCCATCGCTGTGAGAAATGTATACGGCTTCAACGGCATTTCTGCATTCATCCAAGCTGCAGAGGATTACGGAGTCTGTGTCGAGTATTCAGAAGCCTTTTCCTCCTCAGACCCGCCCGATGAGTTGAATAGAATAGTGACAGTCATCAAAAAAGCCACCTCTAAAGTCATCGTGGCTTTTGTGTCTCACAGAGAGATTAAATTGCTGGCAGATGAGCTGTACAGACAGAACATCACTGGGCTGCAGTGGCTCGGAAGTGACGCCTGGATCACAGATCACTCTCTCACTGACATCCAGGGCCAAAGCGTCCTGTTGGGATCTCTCGGGTTCACAGTCAGCAAGGCTGAAATCCCAGGGCTGGGAGAATACCTGAGGCAGCTCCACCCGACTCAATTTCCCGAGAGTCGGTTTGTGCGGGATTTCTGGGAGGAAGTGTTCGACTGCTCTCTCAATGGATCAGAGGGCAAGAGGCCGTGCGACGGCTCGGAGACTTTACACAGTGTCCACTCGCAGTTCACTGACGTGTCAGAGCTGAGATTCACCAACAACGTCTATAAATCAGTCTACTCTGTAGCTCACGCTCTCGACAATCTACTCAACTGCGAGGAAGGCAGTGGGCCTTTTCCCAACGGGAGCTGTGCTGATCGTAAACACATCCAGCCCTGGCAG GTGCTGCACTATCTGAGCACGGTCAACTTCACCACCCGGGCTGGAGAGAGGGTTTACTTTGACAGCAACGGTGACTCTCCGGCCAGATATGAGTTAGTTAACGTACAGACGACGGACAGAGGAATCATGGCGGGAACAACAGTCGGCATTTACGACGCTTCCCTGCCGGAGGGTCAACAGTTCATCATGAATGAAAAACCTGTCACGTGGGGTGGTGGTCACTCGGAG ATACCCTTGTCAGTCTGCAGTCAGAGCTGTCCTCCTGGGACCCAGAAGGTCCTCCAGAAAGGAAGACCTGTCTGCTGCTACGATTGCATCCTCTGCCCGGCAGGAGAGATCAGTAATGTGACCG ATTCCATAATCTGCCTGAAGTGCCCTGCAAGGTTCTGGTCCAACACACAAAGAGACACCTGCGTCCTGAAAGAAGTGGAATTTCTATCCTACAAAGAAATTCTTGGTGGTCTTTTAGTCTTGTTTTCCCTCCTGGGAGTTTTTCTGACAATGATTGTCACGCTGGTGTTTTACTGCCACAAAGAGACTCCGTTGGTACGGGCCAACAACTCTGAGCTGAgcttcctcctgctcttctcgCTCAACCTGTGCTTCCTGTGCTCCCTCACCTTCATCGGGCGGCCCAGTTCGTGGTCGTGCATGCTGCGTCACACTGCGTTCGGCATTACTTTCGTGCTCTGTATCTCATGCGTGTTGGGGAAAACCCTCGTGGTGTTGATGGCGTTCAGAGCCACACTTCCAGGCAGCAAAATGATGAAATGGTTCGGGCCTGTTCAGCAGAGAATCAGTGTTGTTGCTTTCACTCTTGTCCAAGTCGTGACCTGCATCCTCTGGCTCAGCATCAACCCTCCATTTCCCTCCGAGAACATGCTGCTGTACAACGATCGAATCATCCTGGAGTGTGATCTGGGTTCGGCGGTGGGCTTCTGGGCTGTGCTCGGGTACATCGGACTTCTGGCCCTGCTGTGTTTCGTGATCGCCTTCTTGGCAAGAAAGCTGCCGGACAATTTCAACGAGGCCAAGTTCATCACCTTCAGCATGCTGATATTCTGCGCCGTCTGGATCACCTTCATCCCGGCGTACGTCAGCTCCCCCGGGAAGTTCACCGTGGCCGTGGAGATTTTCGCCATCCTGGCTTCCACTTACGGACTTCTGTTCTGTATATTTTTACCCAAATGCTTCATCATTTTGTTTAAACCCGAACTCAACACGAAGAAACATATCATGGGGAAATCGGCTAACACTGAAGTACGTTACTGA